GAGCTCGTCTTCCGGACGATGGTCTTCCTGTCCGACGGGGTCGAACTGCCCGAGCCGCTGTGCCGTGGGCTTGTCTACAGCAACGTTCTGACCGTCGATCGTTGCCTGACCGAGTTCAAGGCGGCCGCCGCGGGCGACGACCCGCTCCAGGCGTACGAGCGGCTCGCGCTCTGAGCCGATTGCGCCGGCGACGACGGGGTACCTGGGCGGCAGGTGGAAAGGAGAAAGGACATGCCTGCTGGTTCGAACAAGAAGCGCGAACGGCAGTACGAGCACATCAAGGCCGGACTGAAGGAGCGTGGCCGCAGCGAGGACGTGGCTGAAGAAATCGCCGCCCGCACGGTCAACAAGGAACGCGCCCGCGCCGGCGAGGCGAAGGAGTCGAGCCGGAGCTCGACCCACGACATCTCCTCCAGCCGCCGCGGCGGCCTGCGGTCGCACAGCGGCTCGAAGGGCCGGACCAAGGCGCAGCTCTACAACGAGGCCAAGCAGAAGAACATCAAGGGCCGCTCGACCATGAACAAGGCCGAACTGGCCAAGGCGGTCGGCAGGTAGCTCGACCCCCCAGTACGCCGTACCGCCGGCCACGGCCGGCGGTACGTGCACGTTCTGCTACCTCACCACTACGCATTCACGCCTGGCGGGTGGGGACGTTCTTGACGAACGTTTTGCGCGGGTGGTGAAACACTTGCGGGTCTCCCGGCGATAGAGCCAGTGGGGAGAGGAGCTCTGACAGTGCTGGGGACCGACGTCGCACGACGGCTGATCGCGCTGCTCCGGATCGTGGAGCGGACGGCTGGTGACCACGCGGACGTGGTCACCGACGACGCGCTGCTCGACGCATGGTTCGGGCGCCGGGCGCCCGGGATCCAGCCGGAAATCCCCTGACCCGGCCGGCGCCGAACAGTAACACCGAAGTTATGCATGGAGTGCTGCGGGAGCGGCCCCGAGCATGCATCATATGAGCGTGGATCGCTCCAGCGACGTGGGCTCCCCTGGTATCGAGACCTGCCTGGAGACCGACGTGCTCAACCCCGCAGAGTTTCCGACAGCCGACGCCTTCGCGCGGCTGGCGACGGAACTGCACGACTCCGACGGCGTCACCGAGACGGTGGACGCGGTCGTGGAATTCGCCCTGCGGGCGCTGAACTGCAGTCACGCCGGCGTGATGTTCGTGGTCCGCGGTGGCCGGCCGGAGATCGCGGCGGTCAGCGATCCGGTCATCACGACCGTCTACGAGTTCCAGATCGAGGCCGGCGAGGGCCCGATGATCGATGCCCTCAGCAACGGAGTGGTCGTGCACGTGCCGGACGCGAAGCGCGATCCGCGCTGGCCGCGCTGGTCCGAACTGCTCAGCGGACTGGGGATCCACTCCGTGCTGCACCTTCCGCTGGTGGTCTCCGACCGGACCGGTGGCGTCCTCAGTGTGTACAGCACGATGCCGGACGCGTTCAGCACCGACGACGAGGCGGTCGCGCACATCCTGGCCCGGCACGCGGCGGTGGCGGTGGCCTCGGCGCGCGAAGAGGCGAACCTGGCCCAGGCGGTCGACGCCCGCAAGCTGATCGGGCAGGCGATGGGCATCTTGATGGAGCGCTTCGACCTGGACGCCGACCGGGCCTTCGAGGTGCTCCGGCGCTACTCGCAACACGGCAACATCAAGCTCCGCGAGGTCGCCCAGCAACTCGTCGACACCCGGAAACTCCCGCGCTCCTAGCACCTCGTACCGCGGTCAGGCTGGGTCAGCCGGGGCTCTTCGAGTTGTCCTTCTCGGGTTCGTTGCCCCAGCGGCCGCCGCCCTCGCCGCGCATCTCCATCGACAGCGCCATCACCGTCGCCCGCGCGATGCTGCTGATGCCGAAGTAGCCGAGGCTGTACGGCTCGATGAGCGCGCCCGCTTCCCAGTACGGAACGCGCTGGGCGCCGTACTTGACGTAACGGACCGCGGGCTCGTCACCGGCCTTCACCCGGGCGGCGCACTGGGTGCAGGACGGCACCCTGCGCGTTCCACCGCTCGACGGCGTCCATTGGATGTCGAGGACCGACGGGCCGTGCTGCGGATTGAAGAAACAAGGCGACCGGCGCTCCGGTACCGGCTGCCCCGCGACGCGGGCCCGGACGCAGGAGAGCGCGTACCGGCCTTCCGCCAGCGCGTCGACGACCGCACTGATCGCGTCGGGGGTCTGCAGGTGCGCGACCCGGCGGCCGGCGGACTCGTAGGAGTCGAGCGCGCGCTGGTAGTCGTGCCTGGTGTCCACATCGAGTTCGCGGCCGGCGACGACGAGATCGAGGCGGCCGAGTTCCTCACCGAACTCGGTGACGTCCTCGTCGGCGACCTTGCGGATCTCCGCCAGTTCAGCCGCGTCCGACCGGCGAACTGCTCGTCGGTCCCACAGATAACGCCCCGCCAAAGCGGCACCGCCGCCCCCCAGCAGGAACACCAGCCACTCCATCCACCGATGGTATCGGCGGCCTTCCCCGCGAGCACGAGGTCAGCGTGCCGCCCAGCGTGGATCGCAGGCCGCGCGGACCAGTGGCCGATCGTGATGTCGTCGAGGTACAGGAAGTTCGCCCGGGCTGCCGGAACCGACCAGATAAGCGGTGACGCTGGTGCTGCCAATTGGTGCGGTGACCTGAGCGGTCGCCTGTTGCCACGTCGACGTGAGCTCGGGCAACGCCACCTCATCGGCCTGGAGAAGGTTGCCGTTGGCATCGAGCCACTTCATCTGGACCCCGCAGAAGGTGCCGGCGCACGGGTCGTGCACCCAGTTGGCCGTCACCCGGGCCCAGAGCACGTCCCAGAACTTCTCGGAGCCTGGCCCGGGAGCGGTACGGTCACAATGAATTCGATCGGCGTCGCAGGGTGGGTCACACCGACGGCCGGCGTTCGTGGGTACCCTTGCGGGCGCCGCTTGCCGGCCGGCCGACTGGATAGGAGACGATGTCCACCGTGACCTCACGACGTACCCAGGACTCTCAGCCGCGGTCGGCGCCGACAGAGGTCGATCCGGCCGTCGCGAGCCTGAGTGTGGGCCTCGGTGGTGTGGCCGGCCGGTTCGCCCGGCTCGGTGGCTCGTGGTGGACGCCGCTGCGGATCGCGCTCGCGGTCTGCACGATCACCTTCGCGCTCGGCGTACTGCAGAAGGCGCCCTGTATGGCGAACGGCTGGGACCGGCAGGACTGGCGGCCGTTCAAGGCGCTGTGCTACTCGGACATCGGCTACCTCTACCAGGAGCGCGGCTTCGCCGAGGGCAACCGGCCGTTCCTCGACACCGGCAACTACCCGGTCCTGGAGTACCCGGTGCTCACCGGTGGGTTCATGGAGGTCGCCGCGAAGATCACCTGGCAGATCACCGGTGATCCGAAGAAGGACCTCACCCCGGAGCAGAAGCGCGACACAGCAGGCGTCTTCTTCGTCGTGAACGTCGTGCTGCTGTTTCTCTGCACGCTGCTGCTGGTCGGCCTGACCGTCGGGACCGCGCGTGGCGTCGCCTCCCGCCCCGGCGCGGCGCGCGGGCAGCCGCTCGACGCCCTGTACGTCGCGGCCGCCCCGGTGCTGGCCTTCACCTCGACGATCAACTGGGACCTGTTCGCCGTCGTTCTCACGGCCGGCGCGATGTACGCGTGGTCGCGGGGCAAACCGATCTGGTTCGGCATCCTGCTCGGGCTCGGGACGGCGGCCAAGTTCTACCCGTTCCTGCTGCTCGGCCCGCTGCTGATCGTCTGCCTCCGGGGCCGGAAGCTGTGGCCGTGGTTCCAGGCGACGGTGGCGGCGATCTTCGCGTGGGGTGTGGTGAACGCGCCGATCTACCTGCTGGCCAAGAACGAGTGGATGTCGTTCTGGGTCTTCAACGACGAACGCGAGAGCGACTACGGCTCGATCTGGTACGTGCTGAAGCTGGCCAAGCACGAGGTCACCGACGTCAACCAGCTGAACATCGTCGTCTTCGCCGGTCTGTGCCTGTCGATCGCGATCCTCGGGATGATGGCGCCGCGACCGCCCCGCTTCGCGCAACTCGCGTTTCTGGTGGTCGCCGCGTTCCTGCTGGTCAACAAGGTGTACTCACCGCAGTACGTGCTGTGGTTGTTGCCGCTGGTCGCGCTGGCCCGGCCGAGGTTGCGCGACTGGCTGATCTGGCAGGCCTGCGAGTCGTTCTACTGGATGATGGTCTGGCTGCATCTGGCGCAGTTCCTGGCGCCCGGGCAGCCGGAGGCGCCGGACAAGATCTACTGGTTCGCGGTGATCCTGCGGATGGCCGGCACACTGTGGCTGATGCTCGTGGTCAGCCGCGACATCCTGCTGCCCGAGAAGGACCCGGTCCGCCAGGGCGACCTGGTCGACGACCCCAGCGACGGCGTCGTCTCCGATCTTCCACCGCGTCAACTGGATCCTGCGCACGCCTGAGAGAAAGAGAGGCGGGGGAGGGGCCGGCAGCTGGATCCGGCCCCATGCCTGACCTGGCGACGCCGCTACAGGTTGAGTTTGGTTACGTCGAGGTTGCCGCCGCTGATCACGGCGGCGGTCAGGCCGGGCAGCTCGACCTTGCCTTCGAGGAGGGCGGCGAAGGAGGCGGCGGCGGCCGGTTCGAGGGCGAGTTTGGTGCGGGACATCACCAGCCGGGTCGCCTCGATCAGCGCGGCTTCGCCGACGCGGACCACCTGATCGACGTACCGCTGGATGATCGGGAAGTTGTGCGTCCCGCAGACCGGCGCCGCGAGTCCGTCCGCGACCGACTTCGCCGTGGCGAGCTTCTGCGGTGCGCCCGCTTCGAGGCTGCGGCTGACCACATCGGCGGTCTCCGGCTCGATGCCGATCACCCGGACGGTGGGCTCGAGCAGCTTGATTCCCAGCGCGATGCCGGAGATCAGACCGCCACCGCCGACCGGCACGAGCACCGTGTCGAGGCCGGGGGAGTCGGCGAGCAGTTCGAGGGCGAGGCTGGCATGCCCGGTGATCACGTCGAGATCGTCGAACGGATGAACGCCGGTCAGCCCCCGCTCGTCCCGGATCGACTCGTACGCCGCGATCAGGTCGCCCTCGACGAGTTCCACCCGCGCGCCGTACGCCCGGGCCGCGTCGATCTTGGCCGGTACGGCGGTCTTCGCCATCACCACGGTCGCCGGTACGCCGGCGTCGCGGGCCGCCCAGGCGAGCGCGCCGGCGGCATTCCCGGCGGACACGGTGACGACGCCGCGCTCGCGTTCGCCGGCCGTCAGCTGGAGGGTCTTGTGGAGCAGCCCACGCACCTTGAAGCTGCCGGTCTTCTGGAACAGCTCGGCCTTCAAGCTCAGCCGGGCGCCGAACAACTCGTCGAGCGCGGACGAGGTAACCATCGGCGTACGGTGGATCCGCCCGTGCAGTCCGGAGGCTGCGCGGCGAATGTCCTCTAGGGTCGGCATACTCCGACCCTAGTGGCCCCCATTCGTCGGCCGGCCGTTGGTCAGCTCAGGCGGCCGGCGACGGCGGTGGCGAGGTGGGTTGCGGCAGCCGGGTGCTGGGGGAAGAAGAGGTAGGGCTCGATGAGTTCGAGTTCCATCAGCAGGAAGCGGCCGGCCGCGACGACGCCGTCGACCCGGGCGTAGACCGGCGGGGTCCGGCTGTCGACCGCAGCCAGTACGGCGTCAGCAGCAGCCCGTACTGCGGGCGCCGGGTCGGCCGGGGTCGCAGTACCGCCGAAGTCGTCCTGCACCCGGTAGTCACCGTCGGCAGGCCGCTTGAGGACCGCGTGGCTGAACTCGCCGTCGAGGTAGATCAGCGACCACTCGCCCTCGGACTGGATCTCCGGCAGGAACGGCTGCACCAGGTAGACGTCGTCCGGCAGTTCGCCCATCGCGGCGTCCAACTCGCCCGAACCGGCCAGACCGCGGACGGTGTTGCGCGCGCTGGCGCTCACCGTCGGCTTGATCACGATCTCCTGGCCGTTGAGCCCGGCGACCACCTCGCGCAGGCACGCACCGGCAGCCACCTGTGACGGCACGATCGCGACGCCGCGCTCGCGGAGCTCCAGCAGGTACCGCTTGTCGCCGTTCCAGCGGACCAGGTCGCTGTCGTTGAGCACCGGTACGCCGGCCTTGTCGAGCTGGCCCAGCCACTCGGTGAACTCCAGGTAGCGGGTCTGGTAGTCCCAGACCGACCGGAGCAGCACACCGTCGTACGCCGACCAGTCCACCGACGGATCGGCCCACACCTGAACGACCGGGTCGAGTCCCGCGGTCCGGAGCGCTGCCAGCAGCGGCAGATCGTCGGCGTGCAGGTCCGCGTGGTCGGCGGAGGTGGCCAGAGCAATGCGTGTAGTCACGCCGATCAGTGTCGGAGCGCTTCGACCGGGACGTCAAACTCTCTTCCGGCGTTCGGACGGTGACGCAGTGCGACCGTGGTGACCACGACAGCGGCCGCGGCGAGATGAATCAGCCCTTGCCGCACGTCGTGCCCGAAGCTTGCGTAGGCCAGGTAGGCGGCGACAGGAACGACCAGCCATTCGAGTCGCCCGGCGAGTACGGCGAGCGCGATCAGGGGCAGCCCGTACCACGGGTAGGTGGGCGTGGTGATCAGCAGCGCGGCGCCGTACAGCCAGCAGCAGGTGACCGCGATCGGCTCGCGGCCGTGCCGGTGGATCGCCAGCACGGCCAGGCTCACGGCCAGCACACCGGCGGCGAGCTGGCGAGCCTCAGGAGGCAGCACCAGCGCGAGAATCGCCGATCTCGAGCTGCCGTCGGAGAACCCTTCCTGGGTCAGGTAACCGGGCAGGAAGCCGACCACCAGAGTGCCGGCGGCCAGCAGATGAGGGAGGTACGACGCCACGAAGGTGCCCACGGCAACCAAGGGTGTGTGCAGTCGGCGAGAGGTGAAAGCGGGGAGCAGGAGGAGCGGCAGCAGCTTGACGCCGGCAGCCGCGCCGAGCAGTAGTCCGGCAACGACCGGTTTGCGCCTGGCTGCTGCGATGACGGCGGCCACGATGAGCAGGGCGGCCAGGACGTCTATGTGGGCAGCACTTCCAGCTTCCAGAGCGACTATCGGTGACCAACCCCACATGGCCGCCCAGCGCGGATCGCGCCCGCGACGCCGTAGTTCCACGGCGAGTAGCGCTGTGAGTACTACGGCGAGCAGCGCGGCGGCCAACTGGAGCCCTAGGGTCCCTGCGGACCAGGGGGTGACCAACGCGACTGCGGTGAAGAAGGCTTGCGCGACAGGCGGGTAGATGGTCGGCACGCGCGGGCGGTTGATTCTCGTACGTGGGTCGTCGGTGGAGAGTGCAGTCACCGCAGCGGCGTCGTGGGGCACGCGCGGTGGACCGACTACGCCTGACTTGTCGGTGGGGGAGAGGCCGGGGAAGAGCACCGGATCGCGTAGCCGAGCGAGGGCGTCGTCCAGCGGGACGTGTGAGTACGGCGAGCTGCCGGAGAGCTGGACGCGGCCGTCCCAGGCATAGCGGTACGCATCGGTGCTGGTGATGGGTGCGGTGGTGAGGCCGGGTAGCTGGCAGAGCGCCGCAACGGCGACGACGTACAGGATCGGGTGCTTGCCTGGCGGCTGTCTGGTGATCAGCCAGACGATTGCTGCGACTACTGCGAAGGCTGTGCAGAGGACAAGGTTGGGCCACCAGTTGGCCGACTCAGCGGCGATCACGCCGGCACTGATGCCTGCTGCGAGTAGGCCGCCTGTGACGAGTTTGGCGGTCATCGGCGGGCGGCTCTCAGTGGAGTCGAGGCGACAGCGGTGCTGCAGCGACGGAAGGTGAGGAAGGCGCGGTCGTCGGCACGCCAGTCCTCGGTGGCGAGGAGATCCGCGGCCAGCGCGTACCGCAGTACGGCACGGCTGCCTACCCTTGCCCAGGGCAACGGATGCGAGCGGCGGCTCGCGCTGCGCAGCACGATGGGTGCGGTGTCGTCCAGGTCGTCGTCGGGATCGACCTCGACGAGTACCAGTCCGTCCGGCCGGACCAGTTCGGCACAGCGACGGAGCAGCGCCTCCGGCGCGCCGCCGATGCCGATGTTGCCGTCCATCAGCAGCACGGTGCCCCACCGGCCTTCACCGGGTAGCGGTTCCTGCACGGGTCGCCGCAGGGCCGGTGCACCTCGTTCGTTCGTCAGCATGACCGCCTGGGCGGAGATGTCGACGCCGAGCGCCGGGACACCCCGCTCTGCCAGGGCGGTGACGATCCGGCCGGGACCGCAGCCGATGTCCAGTACCGGTCCCTCGCAGCGGCTCAGGGCCAAGCGGTCCACCGCATCGGCGGGCGCCTGCCAGCGGTCCACCGCTGACAGCGACGCGACTGTGCGTCCGTCGCTGCCGGTGGCAACGACCGGTGCGCCCTCCAGCGCCTTGTCGAAAAGCAACGAGGGGTGCGCCGTGTGCTGCAGTCGCCGGTGCAAGCGGGACGTCCGCAGCTCGGGGTAAGCCATCGCCAGTGCGGCGGCGTCGGCAGGCGTATCCATGTCCCGCAGTGTCGGCAGCAGCAGGACGCTGTAACCCAGTGACTGCAGTCGGGCCAGCTGATCGGCGCCGGTGTGGTCGGTGGACATCGGTACGCCGAGCAGCGCACGGGAGTCAGGGCGGTGAAGCCCGAGGCACCAGTAGCCGCCGTCCTCGGTCAAGCCGAGCACCGCGTCGTACTCGGTCCAGTCGGCGCGTAGCAACGCCGGTGTCACCTGCGGGGTGTCCATGCCGATCAGCAGCATCGGCGTACCGGCGTACGCGTCCTCGAAGGCGGCAGCGAGTCGTTCGTCGAGGCCGTCACCGCGCTGCGGTACTACGGTGAACCCGGGCGGCGTCGTCGCGGAGGCCCCGTCCAGCGCGAGTACCTTCCGGCGTACGCCGGTGGCGCGTACCGCGGCCAGCGTGTCGGCCAGGGAGGCCCTGGCGAGCGCGGCCGCCTCCGCGGGAGTGAATTCGGTCTGCAAGCGCGTCTTGACCCGCCCTGGCACCGGTTCCTTCGCGATGACGATCAGTGTCCCGGCCGTCATCGACCGAGCACCTTGGTCATGTCCACGACCGCGCGGGCGGCACCCAGCGGCGTACCGGTCACCTTGGAGCGGCCCGAGCGGGGCAGGTAGTCGACGTCCACCTCGGCGATCCGCCAGCCCGCGTCGGCTGCACGGACCACTGTCTCCAACGGGTAGCCCGATCGGCGGTCCACCAGCGCCAGACCGAGCAGTGCCTCGCGCCGGGCGGCCCGCATCGGCCCGAGATCGTGCAGCCGTACGCCGGTACGCCGCCTGATCCGGCGGGACAGCTCCGCGTTGGCGAGACGCAGGTGCCACGGCCAGGCGTCGCGCGAGACCGGTCGGCGACGACCGAGCATCAGGTCGATCCGCTTGGCCAGTACAGGTGCGGTGACGCGCACGAGCTGGTGGGGATCGAGCGACGCGTCCGCGTCGAGGAAGGCGACCACTGGCGCCGTCGCGGCCTGCAGGCCCGCGTGGCAGGCAGCGCCGTAGCCACGGACGTCGCAGTCGACCACCGTGGCGCCAAGCCGGGCCGCGATGTCCGGCGAGCCGTCGGTGGAACCGTTGTCGACGACAACGGCCCGTACGCCGGCCGGAAGCCTGCCGAGCACCCAGGGCAGGGCAGCGGCTTCGTTCAGGCACGGGAGGATGAGATCGACCTCTGCTGCTGGCACCCTTCGACCGTAGGGAAGATCCGGCCGCGAACGAGCCGGAACGCGGCTACGGATCGCTTACGGCAGGTCATCGGCTGCTCCTGCATGGCGCTTGGCAGCGATCGGAAGATCTACTCTCGTGCCGTGGCTACTCGCGTACTTGTGGTGGACGACGACCCGACGGTGTCCAACGTGGTCTCGGCGTACCTGACGAAGGCCGGGTACGACGCCCGCGTCGTCGCCGACGGCGTACTGGCACTCGAGGTCTGGCAGCAGTGGAAGCCCTCGGTCGTCGTACTGGACGTGATGCTGCCCGGCCTGTCAGGGCTCGACGTGCTCCGCCGGATGCGTGCTGCCGACGACAGCGCGGCCGTGATCATGCTGTCCGCCCGCGGCGAGGAAGAGGACCGGCTGGTGGGGCTGGAGGTCGGCGCCGACGACTACGTCGTGAAGCCGTTCAGTCCGCGCGAGCTGACCCTGCGGGTGCAGGCGATGCTGCGCCGTGAGGAGCGGCTGGGTGGTGTGGACCTCACGCCGACCAAGCTGACCGCCGGACCGATCACCGTCGACACAGCGGCTCGCAGTGCTTACCTGTCGGGTGCCGAGCTGTCTCTGACGCACCGCGAGTTCGACCTGCTCGCCTTCCTCGCCGCACACCCTGGCAAGGCCTACACGAAGGCGGAGCTGCTCCGGCGGGTCTGGGGCTGGGACTTCGGTGACTCCTCGACAGTGACCGTGCACGTCCGCCGGTTGCGGGAGAAGATCGAAGTCGATCCGTCCGACCCGCAGTTGGTGCTCACCGTCCCGCGCACGGGCTACCGGTTCGCGGGGGTGGCCGAATGAACCGCGACACGATGACGATCCTGGCGTTGACCACGCTGTGGACCCTGGTGGTCGCTGCGCTCGGCGGTGCGATCCTGTGGCAGTTCCGGCGTCGCTCCCTGCGGATCACCATGATCGTCGCCGCGCTCGCACCGATGGCGGCCGCGCTGGCCGCAGTACTGCAGAGCGTTCGGGCGATGTTCATCTCGCAGCACGACTCGCTGGTGGTGCTGTGGACATTGGCGTTCTCGGCCCTGCTGGGACTGGCCATGTCGGTGCTGCTGGGGCACTGGATCACGACGGGCTCACGCGATGTCGGGCTTCGCCTGCGACACCTGGGTACGTCGTACGAGCCTGCTGTCGTCGGCAGTAGGGGCAGCGTGCCAGCAGAGCTTGCCGCGCTTACCGATGAGCTGGAGATGACCCGGAAGCGGCTGGCGGCGTCGTCCGAGCGGGAGCGCGCTCTGGAGACCAGCCGGCGAGAACTGGTCGCCTTCATGTCCCACGACCTCCGTACGCCGCTCGCCGGGCTGCGGGCCGTCTCCGAAGGGCTGGAGGACGGGGTGATCGAGGACGTGCCCGGAGCGCTCCGGCAGATGCGGAGCACGGTCGACCGGATGACCGGGCTGGTGGACGACCTGTTCGAGCTCTCGCGGTTGTCGGCCGCGCCGCCACCGCGGCGCAGGTCCGCGGTGAGTCTGCGGGAGTTGGCCGAGGACGTGGCGGGGGAGACGTGTGAGCACGCGCGATCGGAAGGCGTCCTGCTGACCGTGGACGCGCCTGATGGGGACGACCGGCTCGCTGTGCACGGGGACGCGGACGAGTTGACCCGCGCGGTCACGAATCTGGTCGGCAACGCGATCCGGCACACCGAACGCGGCGGGACCGTGCGGTTGTCGGTCGGTCGCGAGTCCGACGGCCGGGTCCGGCTGGCCGTGACCGACGGCTGCGGCGGCATCCCCGACGACGATCTCGAGCGCGTCTTCGACATCGGCTGGCGGGGTGACGAGCAGCGTACGCCGGCGAACAGCAGCACGGCCGGCAGTACGAGCAGCAGTGGCGGTGGTCTGGGCCTGGCGATCGCCCGCGGCGTGGTCGAGTCCCACGAGGGCACCATCGGCGTCACGAACGTTGCCGGTGGGTGCGCCTTCCAGATCGACCTACCGCCGGTCGTCGCCACCCCGTAGCAGGTCGCCACCCCGTAGCAGGTCGGCGATCCCGGTTGCCAGGTCGTAGTCGGGTTTCCAGCTGAAGGCCTCGCGGAGCCGGGCTGAGGATGCCGTGATGTGCCGGACGTCGCCCAGGCGGTAGTCACCCGTGACGACCGGCGACGGACCGCCGTACGCGCTTGCGAGTTCCTCTGCGAGGTCGCCGATCGTGCGCACGGTTCCGCTGCCCACGTTGTACGCGGCGAATGGGGGGCTCTCGTCGAGCGCTCCGGCGGCGGCACCCACGGCACTGGCGATGTCGCGGACGTGGACGAAGTCGCGGCGCTGCCTGCCGTCCTCGAAGACTCGTGGTGCCTCACCGCGGTCCAGTGCGGAGCGGAAGAGCGCAGCGACCCCGGCGTACGGCGTGTTGCGCGGCATCCCCGGTCCGTACACGTTGTGGAACCGCATGGCTGCGACCCGGCCGCCTGTCTCGCGAGCCCAGGCCGCGGCCAGGTGTTCGCCGTTGAGCTTGGTGGCGGCGTAGGTGTTGCGGGGATCGGTCGGAGCCGTCTCGTCGACCAGCCCGGGGCGCAGCGGATCGCTGCAGATCGGGCAGGGTGGCTCGAAGCGGCCGCGGTCGAGGTCCTCGATCCGGCGCGGGCCGGGTGCGACGACTCCGTGCCGGTCGCACTCGTAGCGGCCTTCGCCGTAGACGACCATCGAGCTTGCGTAGACGAGCTTCTGCACTTGGTGCCGGCCCATGGCGCGGAGCAGTACGGCGGTGCCGAGGCTGTTGCTGCTGACGTAGTCGTCCATGTCGTCGAGATCGACGCCGAGTCCGACCTTCGCCGCAAGGTGGATCAC
The Kribbella voronezhensis DNA segment above includes these coding regions:
- a CDS encoding NAD-dependent epimerase/dehydratase family protein codes for the protein MQTLTGRHGRGGPLVRILLTGGAGFIGRHVHHQLVADGHDIVVLDSLRPDVHHHRPQLEGLVVGDIRDPEAVDHALSGVDAVIHLAAKVGLGVDLDDMDDYVSSNSLGTAVLLRAMGRHQVQKLVYASSMVVYGEGRYECDRHGVVAPGPRRIEDLDRGRFEPPCPICSDPLRPGLVDETAPTDPRNTYAATKLNGEHLAAAWARETGGRVAAMRFHNVYGPGMPRNTPYAGVAALFRSALDRGEAPRVFEDGRQRRDFVHVRDIASAVGAAAGALDESPPFAAYNVGSGTVRTIGDLAEELASAYGGPSPVVTGDYRLGDVRHITASSARLREAFSWKPDYDLATGIADLLRGGDLLRGGDDRR
- a CDS encoding sensor histidine kinase yields the protein MNRDTMTILALTTLWTLVVAALGGAILWQFRRRSLRITMIVAALAPMAAALAAVLQSVRAMFISQHDSLVVLWTLAFSALLGLAMSVLLGHWITTGSRDVGLRLRHLGTSYEPAVVGSRGSVPAELAALTDELEMTRKRLAASSERERALETSRRELVAFMSHDLRTPLAGLRAVSEGLEDGVIEDVPGALRQMRSTVDRMTGLVDDLFELSRLSAAPPPRRRSAVSLRELAEDVAGETCEHARSEGVLLTVDAPDGDDRLAVHGDADELTRAVTNLVGNAIRHTERGGTVRLSVGRESDGRVRLAVTDGCGGIPDDDLERVFDIGWRGDEQRTPANSSTAGSTSSSGGGLGLAIARGVVESHEGTIGVTNVAGGCAFQIDLPPVVATP